The following proteins are encoded in a genomic region of Ictalurus furcatus strain D&B chromosome 6, Billie_1.0, whole genome shotgun sequence:
- the LOC128609384 gene encoding transcription factor 21 yields MEDMLFDFDQDATTDFAFWGEMDPNFQFQSQLDSLLFDGTAITGELSPWSSFGCQSVFPEAQLAFPELESRSPRAEVDSGAAEEELEEQKRGKLRPRRLASNHLTHHQHHHQHQHHPYRVQRHAANIRERKRMLSINSAFEELRCHVPTFPYEKRLSKIDTLRLAIAYIALLREILVSGCDPKTYVDECMKNGYKNQTNAIWNTSDLTARLSWIKWD; encoded by the exons ATGGAGGACATGCTGTTTGACTTTGACCAAGATGCAACCACAGACTTCGCCTTCTGGGGCGAAATGGACCCTAACTTTCAGTTTCAGTCCCAGCTCGACTCGCTGCTGTTCGATGGCACGGCAATAACAGGTGAACTGTCTCCGTGGTCTTCCTTCGGGTGTCAGTCCGTGTTCCCCGAAGCGCAGCTCGCTTTCCCGGAGCTGGAGTCTCGCTCCCCGCGGGCTGAGGTGGACAGCGGTGCTGCAGAGGAAGAGCTAGAGGAGCAGAAGCGGGGGAAGCTCAGGCCGCGCCGCCTCGCCTCCAACCATCTCACACACCATCAGCATCATCACCAGCATCAGCACCACCCGTACCGCGTCCAGCGCCACGCCGCCAACATCCGCGAGCGCAAGCGCATGCTCAGTATCAACTCTGCGTTTGAGGAGCTGCGCTGTCACGTGCCCACGTTCCCCTACGAGAAGCGACTGTCCAAGATTGACACCCTGAGGCTGGCCATCGCCTACATCGCCCTGCTCAGAGAGATCCTCGTGTCCGGCTGTGACCCCAAGACCTATGTAGACGAGTGCATGAAGAATGGCTACAAAAATCAGACTAACGCCATCTGGAACACGAGTG ATCTGACAGCTCGTCTTTCTTGGATAAAGTGGGATTAG